In one Sesamum indicum cultivar Zhongzhi No. 13 linkage group LG12, S_indicum_v1.0, whole genome shotgun sequence genomic region, the following are encoded:
- the LOC105175293 gene encoding lysine-specific demethylase JMJ25 isoform X4 translates to MDHRESTCGLQNWFVAMAVLIAKQERHSRYTNNEMPVIPTSLKHVPARKRKLILNSEDEEEEENVKLLHTEPTQLSDQKAELLGSSDISQGLGKPTGHQGVSTIKESEQAKKSSRMRKSMRTQSVEDEAAGSSSSDRCISSENRCHPHFSGELRFGSPDEGRYRRLEKLSKREESREHRRATREIKGFFQKRYSGRICGKPIDKSTCQNKDVKKSRESDNEEWDESKEKQRPPVARSCNQRKQIDDMDTQRTSKRRRISSNKFLETNFILCDWVDDEEDVVSHIDSTMGGSDSINASAIQCSDPDTVKANRSLKGTKRNSAYSAKHSSCNLSSSASSSSISKVVRKKLLESVAKNMKLNGKESIKCHQCWRVDRRVVVPCTMCKEKVYCIQCIKQWYPSLSEEEVSEVCPYCRGNCNCNLCLHSASMLKTSKRDISDDEKIRHLYYLISKLFPYLEHIHQEQIEEIEMESTIQGVPSSSVEVKHAVCYNDERVYCNHCQTSIVDLHRSCPNCSYELCLSCSCEIRGGQLPGGSNKPIPRYVDRGSDYMHGGDPLPESCRTGVLDRMSGMPVKWVVDDGSVVCPAKEMGGCGSCKLELKRLLPEHWISGLKERTGKIMSRCKTINTVLQPTFSNGNHETSYWAASREDFKDNCLYCLDSEDTLNEEALLRFRSHWAKGEPVIVRNVLEQTSGLSWEPMVMWRALCEHRDARFSSRMSDVKAIDCLAGCEVEINTRKFFTGYIEGRQYANFWPEMLKLKDWPPSDKFEDFLPRHCDEFIRALPFQEYTDPRTGFLNLAVKLPASVIKPDMGPKTYIAYGISEELGRGDSVTKLHCDMSDAVNILTHTAEVALSDEQCQAIKLLKEKHRAQDERECRTRRTNEGPRPISLDKHKEEGDFGGPQIDCLENQKKNGTASQAGESDCVACATIKQSDELKATCLSYSKHQTEEHSENRGGALWDIFRREDVPKLKEYLIKHSNEFRHTYCCPVEQVIHPIHDQTFYLTSEHKVKLKEEFGMDMV, encoded by the exons TGTAGCAATGGCAGTGTTAATTGCAAAGCAAGAAAGGCATAGCCGTTACACAAACAATGAAATGCCAGTGATACCAACAAGCCTGAAACATGTGCCTGCAAGGAAGAGGAAGCTTATCCTTAACTCAgaggatgaagaagaagaggaaaatgTAAAATTGTTGCATACAGAACCAACGCAATTGTCTGATCAGAAAGCGGAGCTACTTGGGAGCAGCGATATTTCACAGGGTCTGGGGAAACCAACTGGACATCAGGGCGTTTCAACCATAAAAGAATCAGAGCAGGCAAAGAAAAGTAGTCGCATGAGGAAATCCATGAGAACTCAGAGTGTCGAAGATGAGGCTGCTGGTAGTTCTTCCTCAGACAGATGTATCAGTTCAGAAAATAGATGCCACCCTCATTTTTCTGGTGAATTAAGGTTCGGTAGTCCAGATGAAGGTCGTTATAGGAGACTAGAAAAGTTATCAAAAAGGGAAGAATCAAGAGAACACAGAAGGGCTACTCGAGAAATAAAAGGCTTCTTTCAGAAAAGATACTCAGGGAGAATTTGTGGAAAGCCAATTGACAAAAGTACATGTCAAAATAAAGATGTTAAGAAAAGCAGAGAAAGTGACAACGAGGAGTGGGATGAGAGCAAGGAGAAGCAGAGGCCACCAGTGGCTAGATCATGCAACCAGAGAAAGCAAATTGATGATATGGATACTCAGAGAACATCAAAAAGGCGTCGCATTTCTTCGAACAAATTCTTGGAGactaatttcattttatgtgattGGGTAGATGACGAAGAAGATGTGGTTTCACATATAGATTCAACGATGGGAGGAAGTGACTCAATCAATGCCTCAGCAATCCAATGTAGTGATCCTGATACCGTAAAGGCAAATAGAAGTTTAAAGGGCACAAAAAGGAACAGTGCCTATTCTGCCAAGCATTCTTCATGTAACTTGTCATCCTCCGCCTCTAGTTcatcaatttcaaaagttgttAGAAAAAAGTTATTGGAGTCTGTAGCTAAAAACATGAAG CTAAATGGAAAGGAGTCCATTAAGTGTCATCAGTGTTGGAGAGTGGATAGAAGAGTTGTTGTTCCATGTACAATGTGTAAAGAAAAAGTCTACTGCATCCAATGTATCAAGCAATG GTATCCCTCATTATCCGAAGAGGAAGTGTCAGAGGTTTGCCCATATTGCCGTGGGAATTGCAACTGCAACTTGTGCTTGCATTCAGCTTCCATGTTGAAG ACATCTAAAAGAGATATCAGTGATGATGAGAAGATTCGGCATCTATACTATCTCATTAGCAAACTTTTTCCGTACCTAGAACATATTCATCAAGAACAAATTGAAGAGATTGAGATGGAATCTACAATTCAAG GGGTACCATCATCCTCAGTTGAAGTAAAACATGCAGTTTGCTATAATGATGAACGCGTGTACTG CAACCACTGTCAAACTTCAATTGTTGATCTTCATCGGAGTTGCCCCAATTGCTCTTATGAGCTGTGTCTTAGTTGCTCCTGCGAGATCCGTGGAGGTCAGCTTCCAGGAGGATCCAACAAACCAATTCCTCGATATGTGGATAGAGGGTCTGATTACATGCATGGTGGAGATCCACTACCAGAATCTTGTCGTACAGGGGTTTTAGATAGAATGTCTGGAATGCCTGTTAAGTGGGTTGTTGATGATGGGAGTGTTGTTTGTCCTGCCAAAGAAATGGGTGGATGCGGTAGTTGCAAATTAGAGCTCAAACGTCTCCTTCCAGAACACTGGATCTCAGGCTTAAAAGAACGGACTGGAAAAATCATGAGTAGATGTAAAACTATAAACACGGTTCTCCAGCCTACGTTCTCTAACGGTAACCATGAAACATCATACTGGGCAGCTTCTAGAGAAGACTTTAAAGATAACTGCTTGTATTGCCTCGACTCAGAGGACACTCTGAATGAGGAAGCACTCCTGCGTTTCCGCAGTCACTGGGCTAAAGGAGAACCAGTAATTGTTAGAAATGTTCTTGAGCAGACGAGTGGATTAAGTTGGGAACCAATGGTTATGTGGCGTGCATTGTGTGAGCACAGAGATGCCCGGTTCAGTTCGAGAATGTCTGACGTAAAGGCTATTGATTGTCTGGCTGGTTGTGAG GTGGAAATCAATACTCGCAAATTCTTCACTGGTTATATTGAAGGGAGACAATATGCAAATTTCTGGCCTGAGATGCTTAAACTCAAGGACTGGCCACCATCTGATAAATTTGAGGATTTCTTACCCCGTCATTGTGATGAGTTCATTCGAGCCTTGCCATTCCAGGAATACACTGATCCAAGGACAGGTTTTCTTAACCTTGCTGTGAAATTGCCAGCAAGTGTCATAAAACCTGATATGGGGCCAAAGACATACATTGCCTATGGGATCTCAGAGGAACTTGGGAGAGGGGATTCTGTAACTAAGCTTCATTGTGATATGTCTGATGCG GTGAATATTTTGACACACACGGCTGAAGTAGCTTTAAGTGATGAGCAGTGCCAAGCAATTAAACTATTAAAAGAGAAGCACAGGGCCCAGGATGAAAGGGAATGCAGGACCAGAAGGACAAATGAAGGTCCTCGTCCAATCAGCCTTGACAAACACAAAGAGGAAGGGGATTTTGGTGGTCCACAAATTGACTGCCTAGagaaccaaaagaaaaatggaactGCTTCTCAGGCAGGGGAATCTGATTGTGTAGCTTGCGCCACAATTAAGCAATCTGATGAACTTAAAGCAACTTGCCTTTCATATTCCAAGCATCAAACAGAAGAGCATTCAGAGAATAGAGGTGGGGCGCTGTGGGACATTTTCAGGAGGGAAGACGTGCCAAAATTGAAGGAGTATCTCATTAAGCATTCAAATGAATTTAGACACACTTACTGCTGTCCAGTTGAACAG GTCATTCATCCAATTCACGACCAAACCTTCTATTTGACTTCAGAACATAAAGTTAAGCTAAAGGAAGAATTTGGTATGGACATG gtATAG